The genomic window GTTTAAAAGGTTCCATACAGAAAGCCCTAAATTAGCATTGGTAGCTGAACTTAATCTAAAATTATACAATGCCGAAACATCTACCCTTAGATAATCTTTTAGTGTAGATGAATTGGTACTGTTGTAATTAATTTCACCATTAACGAACTCGTTTCCAATAACTGGTTTAGTTGTTGGTCTACCAGAATTCCAATTTAAACCTGCGGACACTTTTAACTTGCCTGTAGTGTAATTTGTACCAAGCGTAATTGCATGTCTAATGTCATAGTTACTTGGGAAAGTTGCTTCTGGCAAGTCGTTAAAACTGTAGTCGCTATTCATAAAAGAGTAGCTTAACCACGAATTGAAATTATTTAAACGCTTTCTAACTATAAAATCGAGACCTCTTACTTCATTAGATCCGCTAGTTCTCTCAAATTCGTATTGATTCTGAAATCCTTGGCTTTGCGTGGTTATCCCTTTTATCTTCTTGTAATACCCTTCTGCACTTATTAACCAACCACTTTTACTGTAAGATAAGCCTAACGACGCTTGCCTACTTTGTATCACAGGAATATCGTTATCATTAGACAATTGCCATCTGCGCTTTTCTATGCCTAAAAAATCATTTTGAAAATTTATAATCTGAGAACTGTTTTGGTGTTTAAATTCCCCTAAAACTTCAATAGAAAAGAAGTCTAAAAATTTATGTGAAAAACTTAATCTCGGCTCTAACAGATGCTTACTAAATTTATCTATGTAATTATATCTTAAGCCAGAGGTAAGATTTGTTTGTTTATCATTCGATTTATATGAAAGTTGAGAGAACACTCCATGAGTTCTCACCACCTCAGACACCAACAGTCTGAAACGAGGGACATCTACATCATCTAAATTGGTCATTTTTGTTTCCACAAAATGGTAACCACTAAGCAATTGTAGCTTATTATTAAACTTGTGATTTACTTTTAGTTTTACGCTTGTTTCAGATATTTTATTTTCTTGCAGAAATCGTTGTGAATCTAAGAGATTCGCATTAATAGATTTTAACTTATAATCCGTTTCGTAAGCTTCAAAAACGGTTTGCCATTTGGTATTCCAAGTCCTAGAGTAAGAAATTGCTGCTGCAATGCTATTTTGAGATAGACTGCTCTCTCTAGAGTCTTCAACAGAATTGATTGTAGTATTCTCATTAAAAACCAATTCGTTTGCTGCATTTATAAAGTTAACCCTTAATCTGTCGTTCTTATTTATCTTATAAATCCAACGTAATGAAGCATCATAAAAATCAAAAGTTTTGTCAGAGTTTGTAATACTCATGGAATTACTTTCTACTTCTGTGTCTTGTGATATACGCTCAAAAAAATTGTTATACGTAGGAGTCTCTGTAAAATCGCTTAAAGCTTTTCTGGCTGCAACTTGCAATGATGATTTTTTACCAATTGGAACATCGACAAAGCCATTGGCATCAATAAAATTGACACCAATATTTCCATTAAATGTACTATTGATGTCTTTATCAGTTTCCATAGAAATAGTCCCTGAAACACCATCTGTAAATTCTGTAGGAGAGCCATTTTTTGTTAAAGAGACACGTTGAGTTATCTGAGGATTGAACATAGAAATCAGACCGAAAAAATGACCAGATTGATACATTTTTATATCATCCCACAGAATTAAATTCTGATCGTGAGAACCACCTCTAATGTTAATATTAGAAACTGTTTCATTAATACTCTGTATGCCAGGAAAGGCTTGTACCGCCTGCAAAACATCAGTCTCTACCAAGCCAGGCAAAATATCAAATTCTGAGACCTTAATTTCAAAAGAACCATTGCTCAGTTTATTGATACCTTTTACGATATAGCCAGACACCACAACTTCTG from Winogradskyella sp. MH6 includes these protein-coding regions:
- a CDS encoding TonB-dependent receptor plug domain-containing protein codes for the protein MAIQIKQYILVLLLSFSFSFCALSQETESKIALSEILALLEQRYKVQFNYAEDAISAILVKPPQETLSLQEALNYLEIQTDFSYQLTDDNMVLVIINEAAFDLQKLSEVVVSGYIVKGINKLSNGSFEIKVSEFDILPGLVETDVLQAVQAFPGIQSINETVSNINIRGGSHDQNLILWDDIKMYQSGHFFGLISMFNPQITQRVSLTKNGSPTEFTDGVSGTISMETDKDINSTFNGNIGVNFIDANGFVDVPIGKKSSLQVAARKALSDFTETPTYNNFFERISQDTEVESNSMSITNSDKTFDFYDASLRWIYKINKNDRLRVNFINAANELVFNENTTINSVEDSRESSLSQNSIAAAISYSRTWNTKWQTVFEAYETDYKLKSINANLLDSQRFLQENKISETSVKLKVNHKFNNKLQLLSGYHFVETKMTNLDDVDVPRFRLLVSEVVRTHGVFSQLSYKSNDKQTNLTSGLRYNYIDKFSKHLLEPRLSFSHKFLDFFSIEVLGEFKHQNSSQIINFQNDFLGIEKRRWQLSNDNDIPVIQSRQASLGLSYSKSGWLISAEGYYKKIKGITTQSQGFQNQYEFERTSGSNEVRGLDFIVRKRLNNFNSWLSYSFMNSDYSFNDLPEATFPSNYDIRHAITLGTNYTTGKLKVSAGLNWNSGRPTTKPVIGNEFVNGEINYNSTNSSTLKDYLRVDVSALYNFRLSSATNANLGLSVWNLLNRENIINSFYRINDNDVTEVQQQSLGITPNLVFRVNF